From the Burkholderia ubonensis subsp. mesacidophila genome, the window GCGGCGCTTGCACGCCGGAAAACCGCCATTTTAAGACCTCATGCGGCGGGCCTGCACCGCACGGGCCGAAAAAAAGACGGCCGTGCGGGCCGTCTTGTGTCCCTTTATCGGGGCGGGCCGCTTCAGCGGCCGCCCGCGAGCCAGCGGGCCGTCGCCTCGGCGACGCGCCGGCCGAACGCCTTCGCGGTCTCGAGGTCGCCCGGCAGCGGCGCCTCGTCGGGCGACGCGTCCGACGGCGATTGCGCGAGCAGGCCCGTGAAGCCGCCGACGAAGTTGATGTCGTTGCGCGTGGCCGCCTTCGAGTTGGCCGGCATCAGGCCGGTGCCGACCCACACCATCCCATGCTGCATCGCCAGCGTGACGAAATATTGAATCGTCGAGAACTTGTCGCCGTTCATCGTCGCGGAGTTCGTGAAGCCCGCGGCGATCTTGTCCTTCCATTTCTGCGTGAACCACGCTTTCGACGTCGCGTCGGCGAACGTCTTGAACTGCGCCGACGGGCCGCCCATGTAGGTCGGCGCGCCGAACACGATCGCGTCGGTCGCGTCGAGCGCGGCCCAGCCTGCGTCGTCGAGGTCGCCGACCGCGATGACGCGCACCTGCGCGCCGGTGTCCTGCGCGCCGGCGTGGACGGCTTCGGCCAGTTTCTTCGTATGGCCGTAGCCGCTGTGATAGACGATGACGATGTTCGACATGAGGCGTTCTCCGGATGAGGACGAAGGGGGCGCCGACGCGCGGCCCTGCGCCGCGCGATCGGTCACGACGAGTCTAGCAACGAGAAATGACGCAAAAAACTGCAATGGCGCAGGACGGAATTTCGTGGGCGTCGGCAATCGGCCGCGTGCAGCCGCCGGCTTACTGTCCGTAATGCACGACGAGCGTCGCGGTGCCGATCGTCTGCGTGCCGATCTCGTGCTCGAACATCGGCGCGGGGCGGCCCTGGCCGATGCGCAGGTCGGTGCTCTTCAGCGCGTGGATGGTGATCACGTAGCGATGCGGCTTGCCGGGCGGCGGGCATGGGCCGCCATAGCCGTCGATGCCGAAATCGTTGCGCGCCTCGCTCGCGCCGACGCGCCGCAGGAGGCCCGACGCGCTGGCATCGGCGGGCAGGCTCGTGACGGTGAGCGGCAGGCTCGCGACGGCCCAGTGCCACCAGCCGTGGCCGGGCGCGTCCGGGTCGAACATCGTGATCGCATAGCCGCGCGTGCCGGGCGGCGGGTTGCGCCACGACAGTTGCGGCGAGCGGTTCGCGCCCTTGCAGTCGCCGCGGTCGAACACCTGCGCGGCGCCGACGCGGCCGCCCGGCGACAGGTCGTCGCTCGACACGGTGAACGCGGGTTCCGCGTGCGACGGCAGATACGCGAAGCCGGCGGCGCAAAGGAAAGCGAGGGCGAGCGGGGACGGGCGGTTCGATGACGCAGGCGGAGCGATCTGGCGACCCACACGCATATGGCGCTTCTCCCGTCACGTGGGCCGGGCGGATGAGCCCGGCATCGTTTGTTGTCGCGAAGGTGATTACGGTGATGGAGCAAGTCTAGCATTAGGGTTCGATGAGCGACGCTTGCCGTGACGGATGAGTGTCGCGGGCACCCGACCCCGCCGCGCCCGGCGGCGCGGCGCGAAAAAAAAGCCGCCCGCCGTGAGGCGAGCGGCTTGTGCCGCGATGGCGCCGGCGTGCCCGCCGGCGCGGCATCACTCCTGGGCGCCCGTCGCGCCGCCGTGCGCGGCCGACCACTCGGCCGGCGCGTGCAGGAATTTCTCGACTTCGTCGAGCGTCTTCGTCTCGAAGTAGCCCGACGCCTTCGCGACGCGCAGCACGTCCCACCAGGTCGCGAGCGCGTGCAGGTCGACGTCGATGTCCTTCAGGACCGACACGCTTTCCTTGAAGATGTTGTAGTGGAACAGCACGAAGCAGTGGTTCACCGTCGCGCCTGCCGTGCGCAGCGCGTTGATGAAGTTGATCTTGCTGCGGCTGTCGGTCGTCAGGTCCTCGACGAGCAGCACGCGCGAGCCTTCTTCCAGGTGGCCTTCGATCTGCGCGTTGCGGCCGAAGCCCTTCGGCTTCTTGCGCACGTACTGCATAGGCACCATCATCCGGTCGGCGAGCCAGGCCGCGAACGGGATGCCGGCGGTTTCGCCGCCCGCCACCGCGTCGATCTGCTCGAAGCCGACGTCGCGCAGGATCGTCGCTTCCGCCATTTCCATCAGGCCGCGGCGCACGCGCGGATACGAGATCAGCTTGCGGCAGTCGATGTAGACGGGGCTGGCCCAGCCGGACGTGAAGATGAACGGCTTTTCGGCGTTGAAGTGCACCGCCTGCACTTCGAGCAGGATTTTGGCGGTCGTGTCGGAGATCGTCTGACGATCGAAGCCTGTCATGGGCATTCCTTGGATGGTGAGCGAGGAGCGGGCGCGTGCCCGGTGGCGCAGCAAGGGGAGCCCGCCCGCGAGGGCCGGGGCGCGACCGGGGAGCCGATCGTATCGCTGCGCGCGTAGCCGGCTATTTTACCCGATTCGGGCTGATTTCGATGGACTTTGCGCGCGCTTGCCGCCGTGTACGGAACAGTCCGGAATAAGCGGGGCTTGATCGGCGGGCCGCTGCGAGGCCCGCGATGCGGCGTCGCAGCAACGCACGTCATGCATGGGGTGTACACTAAGCCCCCCTAGAATAATCGCTCGGTACTTTGTACTTTCCTCTTGCCACCCGCCGAGGTTCGATCGCGCGCCGATCCGGTGCGCAACGGCCGTCGCAGTCGAATACCCCCTCGATCCACGCGTCCGCGGCTCAAGGTGCTGCGTACTGAGCACTCGCATTTTCCTTTCGCATGTCTCTCGCAGGTCAATCATGGACGAACAACTGAAGCAGGCCGCTCTCGCCTATCACCTGAACCCGAAACCCGGCAAGATTTCGGTCACCCCGACCAAGCCGCTGTCGAACCAGCTCGACCTGTCGCTCGCGTATTCGCCGGGCGTCGCGGCCGCGTGCGAGGCGATCGAGGCCGATCCGCTCGACGCGCAGAAATACACGTCGCGCGGCAACCTCGTCGGCGTCGTGACCAACGGCACGGCCGTGCTCGGCCTCGGCAACATCGGCCCGCTCGCCGCGAAGCCGGTGATGGAAGGCAAGGGCTGCCTGTTCAAGAAATTCGCGGGCATCGACGTGTTCGACATCGAGCTGGCGGAGACCGACCCCGACAAGCTCGTCGACGCGATCGCGATGCTCGAGCCGACGCTCGGCGGCATCAACCTCGAGGACATCAAGGCGCCGGAGTGCTTCTACATCGAGCAGAAGCTGCGCGAGCGGATGAAGATCCCGGTCTTCCACGACGACCAGCACGGCACGGCGATCATCGCGTCGGCCGCGATCCTGAACGGCCTGAAAGTGGTCGGCAAGAAGCTGGACGAAGTGAAGCTGGTCTGCTCGGGCGCGGGCGCGGCGGCGATCGCGTGCCTGGACCTGCTGGTGAAGCTCGGCCTGAACAAGGCGAACGTGCTCGTCGCGGACTCGAAGGGCGTGATCTACGAAGGTCGCGGCAACCTCGATCCGTCGAAGCAGCGCTACGCCGCGGCCACCGATGCGCGCACGCTCGGCGACGCGATCGTCGGCGCGGATGTGTTCCTCGGCTGCTCGAGCGCCGGCGTGCTGAAGCAGGACATGGTCAAGACGATGGGCGACCGTCCGCTGATCCTCGCGCTCGCGAACCCGGAGCCGGAAATCCGCCCGGAAGACGCGAAGGCCGTGCGCCCCGACGCGATCGTCGCGACCGGCCGTTCGGACTACCCGAACCAGGTCAACAACGTGCTGTGCTTCCCGTTCATCTTCCGCGGCGCGCTCGACGTCGGCGCGACGACGATCACGGAAGAGATGAAGCTCGCCTGCGTGCGCGCGATCGCCGAGCTGGCCGAGGAAACCGACCAGAGCGAGGAAGTCGCGAAGGCGTATGAAGGCCATTCGCTCGAATTCGGCCCGGATTACCTGATTCCGAAGCCGTTCGACCCGCGCCTGATCATCAAGATCGCGCCGGCCGTCGCGCAGGCCGCGATGGATTCGGGCGTCGCGACCCGTCCGATCCAGGACATGGACGCGTACCGCGAGCAGCTCGGCGCGACCGTCTACCGCACCGGCATGGTGATGCGCCCGGTGTTCGCGACCGCGAAGAAGGCCGCGGCCCGCATCGTGTTCGCCGAGGGTGAGGACGAGCGCGTGCTGCGCGCTGCGCAGTTCGTGCTGCAGGAGAAGATCGCGAAGCCGATCATCGTCGGCCGTCCGTCGGTGGTCGAGATGCGCTTGCAGAAGATCGGCTCGAAGCTGAAGGCCGGCGTCGATTTCGAGATCGTCAATCCGGAAGACGACACCCGCTATCACCAGTACTGGCAGGCGTACCACGAGATCGGCGCGCGCGACGGCGTGACGCCGGAAGTCGCGAAGGCGGCGATGCGCAAGTTCAACACGCTGATCGGCGCGATGCTCGTCCACCTGGGCGATGCGGACGGCATGATCTGCGGGATGATCGACACGTACCACAGCCACCTGAAGTTCATCGAGCAGGTGCTGGGCCGCGCGAAGGGCGCCGAGCACTTCGCGGCGATGAACCTGCTGATGCTGCCGGGCCGCAACCTGTTCCTGTGCGATACGTACGTGAACGAGGTGCCGAGCGCCGAACAGCTCGCCGACATGACGATCCAGGCCGCGGCCGAGATCGAGCGCTTCGGCATCACGCCGAAGGCCGCGCTGCTGTCGAACTCGAACTTCGGCAGCGCGCCGTCGGCGTCGTCGCGCCGGATGGCCGAGGCCCGCAAGCTGATCGTCGAGCGCGCGCCGCAGCTGGAAGTCGACGGTGAAATGCACGGCGACGCGGCGCTGTCCGAAGTGGTCCGCAAGGCCGCGTTCCCGGGCACGACGCTGTCCGGCGAAGCGAACCTGCTGATCATGCCGAACGTGGAAGCGGCGAACATCGCGTACAACCTGCTGAAGATGGTCGGCGGCGAAGGCGTGACGGTCGGCCCGCTGCTGCTCGGCGCTGCGAAGCCGGTCCACATCCTGACGCCGGCCGCGACCGTGCGCCGGATCATCAACATGACGGCAGTCGCCGCGGCGAACGTGAACACGAAGTAAGTTCGCGCCTGCGGTCGCGCCGCGCCTTGCGCGCGGCGCAAAAGAAAACGCCACGGAACCCGGGTTCCGTGGCGTTTTTTCATGGTGAGCGACAACAGGCGGCCGGCGTCCGCGCCGCGAACGCCGGCCGCGCACCCGGTCAGGCGACCTGCTGCCGGCTCTGGCCGCCCGTCGGCGAGCGCCACTGCGCGAGCAACGTGTTCCACTTCGTGCGAACCGCGCGCAGGTTGTTCTCCTTCACGTGGCCGTAGCCGCGGATGCCGTCCGGCAGCGCGGCCAGCTCGAGCGCGAGCGGGCGGTTCGCGGCCGTCAGCTTGCCGACGACTTCACCGATCAGCGCTTCGTACTCGCCGATCAGTGCACGCTCGGTGCGGCGCTCCTCGGTGCGGCCGAACGGATCGAGACCGGTGCCGCGCAGGACCTTCAGCTTCGCGAGCATCCGGAACGCCGGCATCATCCACGGGCCGTACGACTTCTTCACCAGATGGCCATGCGCATCCTTCTTCGCGAACAGCGGCGGCGCGAGGTGGAATTTCAGCTTCCAGTCGCCTTCGAACTGCGCGGACAGGCGCGCGAGGAACGCCGGATCGGACTGCAGCCGCGCGACCTCGTATTCGTCCTTGTACGCCATCAGCTTGAACAGGTTGCGCGCGACCGCCTCGGTCAGCGGCTCCTGCGTGTCGCCGTCGGCCAGCGCGCGCTCGGCGGCGCGCACATGGTCGACGAACGCCGCGTAGCGCGCCCCGTAGGCCGCGTTCTGGTACGCGGTGAGGAACTCGACCCGCTTCGCGATCAGCGCGTCCACCGACTTCTTCGTGTGCAGCGCGATCACCGTCGCACCGGCTTGCGCGGCGCGCGCGCCGCCGGTCGCGGCCTGCTGCACGCTCGCGAGGTCGTGTGCGGCGCGGCGGCCCCAGTCGAACGCCGCGCGGTTCTTGTCGACCTGCACGGCGTTCAGCTCGATCGCGCGCTCGAGCGACGCGAGCGTGAGCGGCAGCCAGCCCTTCTGCCACGCGTAGCCGAGCACGAACGGGTTCGTGTAGATCGCGTCGCCGAGCAGCGCGACCGCGAAGCGGTTCGCGTCGACGAGATCGACCGCGTCGCCCGCGGCCGCGCGGATGTCCTGCTCGGCCGACACGCCCGGGAACGCCCAGTTCGGGTTCTTGATGAAGTCGGCGGTCGGCGTCTGCGCGCTGTTGACGACGACGCGCGTCGCGTCGTGCCGCATCCGCGACGTGCATTCATCGCCGGCCGTGACGAGCGCGTCGCAGCCGATCACGAGGTCGGCCTCGCCCATCGCGATCCGGGTCGCGTGGATGTCGGTCGGCGCGTGCGAGATCTGCACGTGGCTCATCACCGCGCCGCCTTTCTGCGCGAGGCCGGTGACGTCGAGCACGGTCACGCCCTTGTTCTCCAGGTGCGCGGCCATCCCGAGCAGCGCGCCGATCGTGACGACGCCCGTGCCGCCGACGCCGGTGACGAGCACGCCGTATGCACGGTCGATCGCCGGCAGTTCCGGTTCGGGAATCGGCGGCAGCGCGCTGCCGTCGACCGACACGGCCTTCGGCTTTTTCAGCTGGCCGCCCTCGACCGTGACGAAGCTCGGGCAGAAGCCGTTCACGCACGAGAAGTCCTTGTTGCAGGTGGACTGGTTGATCTGGCGCTTCGTGCCGAATTCGGTTTCCAGCGGCTCGACCGACAGGCAGTTCGATTTCACCGAGCAGTCGCCGCAGCCTTCGCACACCGCGTCGTTGATCACGACGCGCTTCGCCGGGTCCGGGAACGCGCCGCGCTTGCGGCGGCGGCGCTTCTCGGTCGCGCAGGTCTGGTCGTAGATCAGGATCGTCGTGCCTTCGATCTCGCGCAGCTCGCGCTGCACGCCGTCGAGCTGGTCGCGGTGATGGATCGTCACGCCCGGCGCGAGCAGCGCGGTCTTGCCTTCGTACTTTTCC encodes:
- a CDS encoding flavodoxin family protein; translation: MSNIVIVYHSGYGHTKKLAEAVHAGAQDTGAQVRVIAVGDLDDAGWAALDATDAIVFGAPTYMGGPSAQFKTFADATSKAWFTQKWKDKIAAGFTNSATMNGDKFSTIQYFVTLAMQHGMVWVGTGLMPANSKAATRNDINFVGGFTGLLAQSPSDASPDEAPLPGDLETAKAFGRRVAEATARWLAGGR
- a CDS encoding YbhB/YbcL family Raf kinase inhibitor-like protein, producing the protein MRVGRQIAPPASSNRPSPLALAFLCAAGFAYLPSHAEPAFTVSSDDLSPGGRVGAAQVFDRGDCKGANRSPQLSWRNPPPGTRGYAITMFDPDAPGHGWWHWAVASLPLTVTSLPADASASGLLRRVGASEARNDFGIDGYGGPCPPPGKPHRYVITIHALKSTDLRIGQGRPAPMFEHEIGTQTIGTATLVVHYGQ
- a CDS encoding orotate phosphoribosyltransferase, whose amino-acid sequence is MTGFDRQTISDTTAKILLEVQAVHFNAEKPFIFTSGWASPVYIDCRKLISYPRVRRGLMEMAEATILRDVGFEQIDAVAGGETAGIPFAAWLADRMMVPMQYVRKKPKGFGRNAQIEGHLEEGSRVLLVEDLTTDSRSKINFINALRTAGATVNHCFVLFHYNIFKESVSVLKDIDVDLHALATWWDVLRVAKASGYFETKTLDEVEKFLHAPAEWSAAHGGATGAQE
- a CDS encoding NADP-dependent malic enzyme, which gives rise to MDEQLKQAALAYHLNPKPGKISVTPTKPLSNQLDLSLAYSPGVAAACEAIEADPLDAQKYTSRGNLVGVVTNGTAVLGLGNIGPLAAKPVMEGKGCLFKKFAGIDVFDIELAETDPDKLVDAIAMLEPTLGGINLEDIKAPECFYIEQKLRERMKIPVFHDDQHGTAIIASAAILNGLKVVGKKLDEVKLVCSGAGAAAIACLDLLVKLGLNKANVLVADSKGVIYEGRGNLDPSKQRYAAATDARTLGDAIVGADVFLGCSSAGVLKQDMVKTMGDRPLILALANPEPEIRPEDAKAVRPDAIVATGRSDYPNQVNNVLCFPFIFRGALDVGATTITEEMKLACVRAIAELAEETDQSEEVAKAYEGHSLEFGPDYLIPKPFDPRLIIKIAPAVAQAAMDSGVATRPIQDMDAYREQLGATVYRTGMVMRPVFATAKKAAARIVFAEGEDERVLRAAQFVLQEKIAKPIIVGRPSVVEMRLQKIGSKLKAGVDFEIVNPEDDTRYHQYWQAYHEIGARDGVTPEVAKAAMRKFNTLIGAMLVHLGDADGMICGMIDTYHSHLKFIEQVLGRAKGAEHFAAMNLLMLPGRNLFLCDTYVNEVPSAEQLADMTIQAAAEIERFGITPKAALLSNSNFGSAPSASSRRMAEARKLIVERAPQLEVDGEMHGDAALSEVVRKAAFPGTTLSGEANLLIMPNVEAANIAYNLLKMVGGEGVTVGPLLLGAAKPVHILTPAATVRRIINMTAVAAANVNTK
- a CDS encoding indolepyruvate ferredoxin oxidoreductase family protein; the protein is MNAPLDAGQRASLEAALKSVTLDDKYTLERGRAYMSGIQALVRLPMLQQERDRAAGLNTAGFISGYRGSPLGGLDQSLWKAKKHLSSHQIVFQPGLNEDLAATAVWGSQQVNLYPGAKHDGVFGMWYGKGPGVDRTGDVFKHANSAGSSQHGGVLVLAGDDHAAKSSTLAHQSEHIFKACGLPVLFPSNVQEYLDFGLHGWAMSRYSGLWVALKCVTDVVESSASVDIDPHRTEIVLPSDFIMPDGGLNIRWPDPPLVQEARLLDYKWYAALAYVRANKLDRIEIDSPHARFGIMTGGKAYLDVRQALTDLGLDDETCARIGIRLYKVGCVWPLEAQGAQAFARGLDEILVVEEKRQILEYAIKEELYNWPDAQRPRVFGKFDEKDGAGGEWSVPMGNWLLPAHYELSPAIIAKAIATRLEKFELPSDVRARIAARLAVIHAKETALAKPHVTTERKPWFCSGCPHNTSTNVPDGSRAIAGIGCHYMTVWMDRNTSTFSQMGGEGVPWIGQAPFTNEKHVFANLGDGTYFHSGLLAVRAAISSKANITYKILYNDAVAMTGGQPVDGVLTVPQITHQLASEGAKKIVIVTDEPEKYEGKTALLAPGVTIHHRDQLDGVQRELREIEGTTILIYDQTCATEKRRRRKRGAFPDPAKRVVINDAVCEGCGDCSVKSNCLSVEPLETEFGTKRQINQSTCNKDFSCVNGFCPSFVTVEGGQLKKPKAVSVDGSALPPIPEPELPAIDRAYGVLVTGVGGTGVVTIGALLGMAAHLENKGVTVLDVTGLAQKGGAVMSHVQISHAPTDIHATRIAMGEADLVIGCDALVTAGDECTSRMRHDATRVVVNSAQTPTADFIKNPNWAFPGVSAEQDIRAAAGDAVDLVDANRFAVALLGDAIYTNPFVLGYAWQKGWLPLTLASLERAIELNAVQVDKNRAAFDWGRRAAHDLASVQQAATGGARAAQAGATVIALHTKKSVDALIAKRVEFLTAYQNAAYGARYAAFVDHVRAAERALADGDTQEPLTEAVARNLFKLMAYKDEYEVARLQSDPAFLARLSAQFEGDWKLKFHLAPPLFAKKDAHGHLVKKSYGPWMMPAFRMLAKLKVLRGTGLDPFGRTEERRTERALIGEYEALIGEVVGKLTAANRPLALELAALPDGIRGYGHVKENNLRAVRTKWNTLLAQWRSPTGGQSRQQVA